In Micromonospora sp. WMMA1363, a genomic segment contains:
- a CDS encoding VOC family protein, producing MKITSTAVSLNVDDVPGSSAFLTEHFGFRQEMTADGFASLTRDDSGMNVILLRRGLATLPADQRDEHARGLILAFVVDDLEGELARLQAEGVSITMPLTVEEWGERAFQVRDPNGVIVQLVDWNGAR from the coding sequence ATGAAGATCACCTCCACTGCCGTGTCACTAAATGTCGATGATGTCCCCGGCTCCAGTGCCTTCCTGACCGAGCACTTCGGATTTCGCCAGGAGATGACCGCGGACGGGTTCGCCTCGTTGACCCGCGACGACTCCGGGATGAACGTCATCCTGCTGCGGCGCGGGCTCGCCACCCTGCCCGCCGACCAGCGTGACGAGCACGCCCGTGGGCTGATCCTGGCGTTCGTGGTCGACGACCTGGAGGGCGAGTTGGCCCGACTGCAGGCCGAGGGCGTCAGCATCACCATGCCGCTCACCGTCGAGGAATGGGGCGAGCGCGCCTTCCAGGTCCGCGACCCGAACGGAGTCATCGTCCAACTCGTCGACTGGAACGGCGCCCGGTAG